One Synechococcus sp. JA-2-3B'a(2-13) genomic window carries:
- a CDS encoding phosphoglucomutase/phosphomannomutase family protein, with protein MPTPPIHFGTDGWRAVIADAFTFQNLALAAQASAQVLARTYPGEGILVGYDNRFLSERFAAHVAEVVARLGIPVYLSTCVAPTPAFSWGAKERGCHGALVITASHNPPHYSGLKVKGGFGGSVPPEVTAAIEQDMRHLQPLGSHKAPIHAWDPWPGYLAQLSRFVDLEKLKGSPAKIWVDVMFGSGAGGLKRLLGEKVIELQAHRDPLFGGFPPEPLPQNLQASAQIIAADPAPLKMGLVFDGDADRIAALDGQGHFLSPQILIPILIDHLAGRRGLRGEIVKTISGSELFVKVAQHYGLPVTEMPVGFKYIAERMMSTEVLLGGEESGGIGYLGHIPERDALLSALYLIEAVTETGQDLSTIYRALQEREGFTSVYLRRDLHLADQNQQTELFKRLQMDPPAEILGQKVIKHFDKDGHKFTLADGSWVMIRGSGTEPLLRLYSEAKTPEEVNRLLDWAAGLNSTTA; from the coding sequence ATGCCCACCCCCCCTATTCACTTTGGCACCGACGGCTGGCGAGCCGTGATTGCCGATGCCTTTACTTTCCAAAACTTGGCCCTTGCCGCCCAGGCCAGCGCCCAAGTGTTGGCCCGCACCTACCCCGGCGAAGGGATCCTGGTCGGCTACGACAACCGCTTTCTTTCGGAACGCTTTGCCGCCCACGTTGCTGAGGTGGTGGCCCGCCTGGGGATCCCAGTTTACCTCTCCACCTGTGTGGCCCCAACGCCGGCCTTTAGCTGGGGTGCCAAGGAGCGGGGCTGCCACGGCGCTTTGGTGATCACCGCCAGCCACAACCCCCCCCACTATTCCGGCCTCAAGGTCAAGGGGGGATTTGGCGGATCCGTGCCACCGGAAGTCACTGCCGCCATCGAGCAGGATATGCGCCACCTGCAACCTCTGGGATCCCACAAGGCCCCCATTCACGCCTGGGATCCCTGGCCTGGCTACCTGGCCCAGCTCAGCCGCTTTGTGGATCTGGAAAAGCTCAAAGGATCCCCGGCCAAGATTTGGGTGGATGTCATGTTTGGCTCTGGCGCTGGCGGCCTCAAGCGCCTCTTGGGGGAGAAGGTGATTGAATTGCAGGCGCATCGGGATCCCTTGTTTGGGGGATTTCCCCCCGAGCCCTTGCCCCAAAACCTGCAGGCTTCTGCTCAGATCATCGCGGCGGATCCCGCCCCCTTGAAAATGGGTTTGGTCTTTGATGGAGATGCCGACCGCATTGCCGCCCTGGATGGGCAGGGCCATTTCCTCAGCCCGCAGATCCTGATCCCCATCTTGATCGACCACCTGGCCGGGCGACGCGGCTTGCGGGGCGAGATTGTCAAAACCATCAGCGGCTCCGAACTGTTTGTTAAAGTTGCACAGCACTATGGCCTACCGGTTACGGAAATGCCGGTGGGCTTTAAGTACATCGCCGAGCGCATGATGAGCACAGAGGTGCTCTTGGGTGGAGAGGAATCGGGCGGCATCGGCTACTTGGGCCACATTCCCGAGCGGGATGCCCTGCTTTCGGCCCTGTATCTCATCGAAGCGGTTACGGAAACCGGCCAAGATCTCAGCACCATCTACCGGGCTTTGCAGGAACGGGAAGGGTTCACCTCTGTTTACCTGCGCCGCGATCTCCACCTCGCCGATCAAAATCAACAAACTGAGTTATTCAAACGGCTACAGATGGATCCCCCGGCTGAGATTTTGGGGCAGAAGGTGATCAAACATTTCGACAAAGATGGCCACAAATTCACCCTCGCCGACGGCAGTTGGGTGATGATTCGCGGCAGCGGCACCGAGCCTTTGCTGCGGCTGTACTCGGAAGCCAAAACCCCGGAAGAAGTGAATCGCCTGCTGGATTGGGCAGCCGGCTTGAACAGCACAACAGCTTAA
- a CDS encoding phytoene desaturase family protein yields the protein MSYDAVVIGAGHNGLVSACYLAKAGQKVMVLERYHTVGGAAITEEIHPGFRVSVASYSCSLLRPEIIRDLRLPDYGFEVYAKQPSYFMPFPDGQHLFLYADNRAKSKAEIAKFSRKDAEAYDRWEEFWDRVNEVVEPTLMQPPISLGQLADRFAAAGYEDDFRRIMLLSTTDLLDEFFESEQVKAAMAPQSLIGTSAGPMTPGTPYIWLVHAVGRAIGSRGVWGYVRGGMGSITQAMAKAALDLGVEIRTSAPVAEILMESGQATGVVLESGETVRARAVLSNAHPQITFLRLCSSLPPDLRDRLERHYRTSGPVYKLNLALEELPRYTAAPAEVPPEVVSSATVDIAPSVAYLERAWDDCKYGIPSRDPFIEIYSQSPTDPTMAPPGKHILSCFCQFVPYQPKGRDWNDGLREEFADRVIDKIAQFAPNIKNAVIARQMLSPVDLEARFGLVGGSIFHGEMTPDQSYNLRPISGLADYRSPIPGLYLCGSGAHPGGGVTGIPGHNCAQVVLSDLPKL from the coding sequence ATGAGCTACGACGCGGTGGTGATTGGGGCCGGGCATAACGGGCTGGTGAGCGCTTGCTATTTGGCCAAAGCGGGGCAAAAAGTGATGGTGCTGGAGCGCTATCACACCGTTGGTGGTGCTGCCATTACAGAAGAAATTCACCCGGGCTTTCGCGTGTCGGTGGCTTCCTATTCCTGTAGTTTGCTGCGACCGGAGATCATTCGCGATTTGCGCCTGCCGGACTATGGCTTTGAGGTCTATGCCAAGCAACCTTCCTACTTCATGCCTTTCCCGGATGGGCAGCACCTCTTCCTGTATGCCGATAACCGCGCCAAGAGCAAAGCGGAAATTGCCAAGTTTTCCCGCAAAGATGCGGAAGCCTACGACCGCTGGGAGGAGTTTTGGGATCGGGTGAACGAGGTGGTGGAGCCAACCTTAATGCAGCCGCCGATTTCACTGGGCCAACTGGCGGATCGCTTTGCAGCTGCTGGCTATGAAGACGATTTCCGCCGCATCATGCTCCTCTCGACCACTGATCTCCTGGATGAATTCTTCGAGTCGGAGCAAGTCAAGGCGGCGATGGCTCCTCAATCTTTGATCGGCACCTCTGCCGGGCCGATGACTCCGGGTACGCCCTACATCTGGCTGGTCCATGCGGTAGGTCGGGCCATTGGCTCGCGTGGGGTCTGGGGCTATGTGCGCGGTGGGATGGGATCCATTACCCAAGCGATGGCCAAGGCAGCTCTGGACTTAGGGGTGGAGATCCGCACGTCTGCTCCAGTGGCGGAGATCTTGATGGAGAGTGGGCAGGCCACTGGAGTCGTCCTCGAATCGGGGGAAACCGTGCGGGCGCGGGCGGTTCTCTCCAATGCCCATCCCCAAATCACCTTTTTGCGACTCTGCTCCTCTTTGCCCCCAGACTTGCGCGACCGACTAGAACGGCACTACCGCACCTCAGGCCCGGTGTACAAGCTCAACTTGGCCTTGGAAGAATTGCCTCGCTACACAGCAGCCCCTGCTGAAGTGCCCCCAGAAGTTGTCAGTTCCGCCACGGTAGACATTGCTCCCTCGGTGGCCTATCTGGAGCGGGCTTGGGATGATTGCAAATACGGGATCCCTTCCCGGGATCCGTTTATCGAGATCTACAGCCAATCCCCCACCGACCCGACGATGGCTCCCCCAGGCAAGCACATTCTCTCCTGCTTCTGCCAGTTTGTGCCTTACCAACCCAAAGGGCGAGACTGGAACGATGGCCTACGGGAGGAATTTGCCGATCGGGTAATCGACAAAATTGCCCAATTTGCCCCCAACATTAAAAACGCCGTGATCGCACGGCAGATGTTGTCGCCCGTGGATCTGGAGGCCCGCTTCGGCCTTGTGGGGGGCAGCATTTTTCACGGGGAAATGACGCCGGATCAAAGCTACAACCTGCGGCCCATCTCCGGCCTAGCCGACTATCGATCCCCCATCCCCGGCCTTTACCTCTGCGGCTCAGGGGCGCACCCAGGAGGCGGAGTGACCGGGATCCCTGGCCACAACTGCGCACAGGTGGTGCTCAGCGATCTACCCAAGCTCTGA
- a CDS encoding IS607 family transposase, translated as MARYVKPREAADYFGVCLHTLRRWEQKGWINAVRTPSGRARRYDLDSYIKAPRKAKRVVLYARVSSRGQKSDLERQIARLVNLYPGAEVVGEVGGGLNFKRPKFLALLERVRAGDVGTIVVAHRDRLCRFGFEFVEWYCRQYGCEILVLDDDHFSPQQELVEDILAILHCFSNRLYGLRKYRAAIEKDTDLSGASAG; from the coding sequence ATGGCTAGGTATGTGAAACCGAGAGAGGCGGCGGATTATTTTGGGGTGTGTCTCCACACTTTGAGGCGATGGGAACAGAAAGGTTGGATCAATGCAGTACGTACGCCGTCTGGTAGAGCGAGAAGGTATGACCTCGACAGCTACATCAAAGCGCCCAGAAAGGCCAAGCGAGTCGTTTTGTATGCCCGAGTCAGCAGTCGAGGGCAGAAGTCAGACTTGGAGCGACAGATTGCAAGACTGGTTAACCTCTATCCTGGAGCCGAAGTGGTCGGAGAGGTTGGCGGCGGTCTCAACTTCAAAAGACCAAAGTTCCTTGCCTTATTGGAACGAGTTCGTGCGGGAGATGTCGGAACAATTGTGGTCGCTCACCGGGATCGACTCTGCCGGTTTGGATTTGAGTTCGTTGAGTGGTACTGCCGCCAATACGGGTGCGAAATCTTGGTTCTCGATGACGATCACTTTTCTCCCCAACAGGAACTGGTTGAGGATATCCTCGCCATCCTGCACTGCTTCAGCAATCGGCTCTACGGACTCAGAAAATATCGGGCTGCAATCGAGAAAGATACGGATTTATCCGGAGCCAGCGCTGGCTAA
- a CDS encoding RNA-guided endonuclease InsQ/TnpB family protein translates to MRISSPSCTASAIGSTDSENIGLQSRKIRIYPEPALAKVWKRWQAACRYCYNQAIAYQRQHGTTKTPEKLRNIILQSDLPQWVKEAPCHIKQNAVMEAWQAFRQSKEARFRSVRDKTHTLQFNNSNFSQGRWYPKLTKGLSFTASEAVPQKCAYGTKLMRVKDRWYAIFPEPVNEQCSLARGVIALDPGVRSFLTGFDGAGFVDIAKGDFGRIVRLCYHLDDLQSRLSKAPRPKRRRMRQAAFRLRERIRNLVDECHRKVAAFLTDNYRLIFLPTFESAKMVAKAGRKFGSKTAGAMLTWAHYRFKQFLKFQAKKKNVVVVEVSEAYTSKTCTKCGHIHTKLGGAKVFRCPKCNHRLPRDWQGALGVMLRALRDTAFLFGLRPADAVALASRSDNGNGQNAIASPLSSNAQQCSA, encoded by the coding sequence TTGAGGATATCCTCGCCATCCTGCACTGCTTCAGCAATCGGCTCTACGGACTCAGAAAATATCGGGCTGCAATCGAGAAAGATACGGATTTATCCGGAGCCAGCGCTGGCTAAAGTTTGGAAGCGGTGGCAAGCGGCGTGCCGGTACTGCTACAACCAAGCGATTGCCTATCAGCGTCAGCATGGCACTACTAAAACCCCAGAAAAGCTGCGGAATATTATCCTGCAATCGGACTTGCCGCAGTGGGTGAAGGAAGCCCCCTGCCACATTAAGCAGAACGCCGTCATGGAGGCATGGCAAGCGTTTCGCCAAAGCAAGGAAGCTCGGTTTCGCAGTGTGAGGGATAAGACCCACACCTTGCAGTTCAACAACAGTAATTTCAGTCAGGGCAGGTGGTATCCGAAGCTCACGAAGGGTTTGTCGTTTACGGCGTCAGAAGCGGTGCCGCAAAAGTGTGCCTATGGGACTAAGCTAATGCGGGTGAAAGATAGATGGTATGCCATCTTCCCCGAGCCCGTGAACGAGCAGTGTTCGTTAGCAAGGGGGGTGATCGCACTTGATCCTGGAGTAAGAAGCTTCCTTACAGGGTTTGATGGGGCGGGCTTTGTAGATATCGCCAAGGGAGACTTTGGCAGAATCGTTCGGCTGTGCTACCACCTAGACGATCTGCAGTCTAGGCTGAGTAAAGCACCGAGACCCAAGCGTAGGCGAATGCGGCAAGCGGCATTTCGTCTGCGGGAGAGAATCAGGAACTTGGTGGACGAGTGCCATCGCAAGGTAGCGGCGTTCCTAACGGATAACTACCGATTGATATTCCTCCCCACTTTCGAGTCAGCCAAGATGGTTGCCAAGGCGGGGAGGAAGTTTGGTAGCAAGACGGCGGGGGCGATGCTCACCTGGGCGCACTATCGGTTCAAGCAGTTCCTGAAGTTCCAAGCCAAAAAGAAAAACGTGGTCGTCGTGGAAGTATCGGAGGCGTACACCAGTAAAACCTGTACTAAGTGCGGGCACATCCACACCAAGTTGGGTGGCGCAAAGGTGTTTAGATGCCCAAAGTGCAACCATAGGCTACCACGAGATTGGCAAGGCGCTCTGGGTGTTATGCTCAGAGCTTTGCGGGATACCGCCTTTCTGTTCGGACTCCGTCCCGCTGACGCGGTCGCGTTAGCGTCGCGTAGCGACAACGGAAACGGGCAGAATGCTATCGCTTCACCGTTGAGCAGTAATGCTCAGCAGTGTTCAGCGTAA
- the phnD gene encoding phosphate/phosphite/phosphonate ABC transporter substrate-binding protein — translation MMKTFLAGRRSLLVGLVATVAGASVALSGLVHAQAKDCPRPPEMDVRFCDRDGDLIADVPEDPNEWINPDTLIFAYTPVEDPSVYKNVWAEFLDHLAELTGKKVEYFPVQSNAAQLEAMRAGRLHVTGFNTGSVPLAVNAVGFRPFAMMASLDGSFGYEMEIIVPADSDIQSIEDLRGRQLAFTSETSNSGFKAPSALLKGEFGMEPGVDYQTVFSGNHENSILGVFNGDYEAAAIANSVMTRMAKRGTIDPSKIRTIYKSQTFPTTAYGVVYNLHPEVAEKVKEAFFTFKWEGTKLAEEFGKSGGEQFITITYKEYWEVIRTIDKASGVEYKL, via the coding sequence ATGATGAAAACTTTCTTGGCAGGCCGTCGCTCTTTGCTCGTGGGGCTAGTTGCCACCGTGGCCGGTGCTTCTGTAGCCCTGTCTGGACTGGTGCATGCCCAGGCCAAAGATTGCCCCCGTCCGCCGGAGATGGATGTGCGCTTCTGCGACCGCGATGGCGATTTGATTGCCGATGTGCCGGAAGATCCGAACGAGTGGATCAATCCGGATACCCTGATCTTTGCCTACACCCCCGTTGAGGATCCCTCAGTTTACAAGAACGTTTGGGCTGAGTTTCTCGATCACTTGGCAGAGTTAACCGGCAAGAAGGTGGAATACTTCCCAGTGCAGTCCAATGCTGCTCAGTTGGAAGCGATGCGGGCGGGCCGTCTGCATGTGACCGGCTTTAACACCGGCTCTGTCCCTTTGGCGGTGAATGCGGTGGGCTTCCGTCCTTTTGCTATGATGGCCAGCTTGGATGGCAGCTTCGGCTACGAAATGGAGATCATCGTTCCTGCCGATAGCGATATCCAATCCATCGAAGATCTGCGCGGTCGGCAATTGGCTTTCACTAGCGAAACCTCCAACTCTGGCTTTAAGGCTCCTTCGGCGCTGCTGAAAGGGGAATTTGGCATGGAGCCCGGGGTTGACTACCAAACTGTCTTCTCAGGCAACCACGAGAACTCTATCTTGGGTGTGTTTAACGGTGACTACGAGGCGGCGGCTATTGCCAACTCCGTGATGACCCGCATGGCCAAGCGGGGCACGATTGATCCCAGCAAAATTCGCACCATCTACAAATCTCAAACTTTCCCCACCACAGCCTATGGAGTTGTCTACAACCTCCACCCAGAAGTGGCGGAAAAAGTGAAAGAGGCTTTCTTCACCTTTAAGTGGGAAGGCACCAAGCTAGCGGAAGAGTTTGGCAAGAGTGGTGGGGAGCAGTTCATTACCATCACTTACAAAGAGTATTGGGAAGTGATCCGCACTATTGATAAAGCCAGCGGCGTGGAGTACAAGCTCTAA
- a CDS encoding Uma2 family endonuclease — protein sequence MTLAARLDPYIRRYTFEEFHRLIESGQIEEPNQLELIDGLLVQKMTKGERHAAYCSRLYRLLVGLVQEQAIVRTQDPVQLPPNHEPEPDFAIVRFQQDEYRSRHPQPEDIYLIIEVADSSLTYDREVKLGLYAKAGIPNYWILNLQENCLETYSLPTGSGVYQKREAYTPEEKVGIPGIRAGELSLDQVFSIG from the coding sequence ATGACTCTAGCCGCCCGATTGGATCCCTATATCAGGCGATATACCTTTGAGGAGTTTCATCGGCTGATTGAGTCTGGACAGATTGAAGAGCCCAATCAGTTGGAGCTGATTGACGGGCTCCTGGTTCAAAAGATGACGAAAGGGGAGAGGCACGCCGCCTACTGTAGCCGCCTGTACCGACTGTTGGTGGGCCTTGTGCAGGAGCAAGCTATTGTGCGCACCCAGGATCCGGTGCAACTGCCCCCCAATCACGAGCCAGAGCCCGACTTTGCCATTGTGCGCTTTCAGCAGGATGAGTACCGCTCTCGGCATCCTCAGCCCGAAGACATCTATCTCATCATCGAAGTGGCTGATTCTTCCCTTACCTATGATCGGGAAGTCAAACTCGGACTCTACGCCAAAGCCGGGATCCCCAACTACTGGATCTTGAACTTGCAAGAGAACTGCCTAGAGACGTACAGCTTGCCAACAGGGTCGGGAGTTTACCAGAAAAGAGAGGCTTACACCCCCGAGGAGAAAGTTGGGATCCCAGGGATCCGGGCTGGAGAGTTGAGTCTGGATCAGGTTTTTTCCATCGGTTAA
- a CDS encoding arsenic resistance protein, with product MAKLCPNLKRLGTTSVGFAALSHFPGHSTRIWGKGFFQKLEQVNRASKAVLAVALASLSINFLWTPIFAWGLGAVFLSDLPDLWVGLLMLMVTPCTDWYLVFTGIAGGNVVLATALLPVNLVLQVLLLPVYLLLLAGDLVELNVEILLSGLFWILFLPLLAAALTQYSIRQIKTERGERGSLESYQDRISIMQIVALNLAIVFIFATEGSILAENPALLFKLLPPILVFFAVNFLLAYQVSRWLGLAYEEWVCLTCTTLARNSPLALAIAASAFPQRPLILLALVIGPLIELPVLTIVAQMLLQIRQKRCWKQARR from the coding sequence ATGGCCAAACTCTGTCCAAATCTTAAGAGGCTGGGTACAACCTCTGTTGGCTTTGCTGCTTTATCTCACTTTCCTGGGCATTCCACTCGCATCTGGGGGAAAGGTTTTTTTCAGAAACTTGAGCAGGTTAATCGCGCTTCTAAAGCTGTATTGGCAGTGGCGTTGGCCAGTTTGTCGATCAACTTTCTGTGGACTCCGATTTTTGCCTGGGGATTGGGGGCTGTTTTTTTATCGGATCTGCCAGATTTGTGGGTTGGCCTGCTCATGTTGATGGTAACTCCTTGTACGGATTGGTATTTGGTTTTTACAGGGATAGCGGGTGGAAATGTGGTTTTAGCAACGGCCCTGTTGCCTGTTAATTTGGTTCTGCAAGTTTTGCTTTTGCCAGTTTATCTTTTGCTTTTGGCAGGAGATTTAGTCGAATTAAATGTTGAAATTTTATTGTCAGGCTTGTTTTGGATCCTTTTCTTGCCTTTGCTGGCAGCAGCACTCACACAATACTCCATTCGGCAAATCAAAACGGAACGTGGAGAGAGGGGATCCCTTGAAAGCTATCAAGACCGGATTAGCATCATGCAGATTGTGGCTTTGAATCTAGCGATAGTTTTTATTTTTGCCACTGAAGGAAGCATTCTCGCTGAGAATCCAGCCCTACTTTTCAAGCTTCTGCCTCCCATTCTGGTTTTTTTCGCCGTCAACTTCCTCTTGGCTTACCAGGTCAGCCGCTGGCTGGGTTTGGCTTATGAGGAGTGGGTCTGTTTGACCTGTACAACCTTGGCTCGCAATTCTCCGCTTGCTTTGGCCATTGCTGCTTCTGCTTTTCCGCAGCGTCCGTTGATCCTTCTGGCTTTGGTGATCGGCCCCCTGATCGAGCTGCCAGTTTTGACGATTGTTGCCCAGATGCTGTTGCAAATTCGACAGAAGAGATGCTGGAAGCAGGCTCGACGCTAG
- a CDS encoding ABC-F family ATP-binding cassette domain-containing protein, whose translation MALFTLNSVRKDFGIKELLRNASFSLEEGDKVGIIGTNGSGKSTLLKMIAGLEPIDGGDLWVSSGARIIYLPQQPEMDPEHTVLEQVFAAAGEKMRLIRAYEELSHRLAHQGGDPSLLSQLASISERIEVESAWDLETQAKTILSRLGIADFQARVGDLSGGYRKRIAIASALLAEPDALLMDEPTNHLDAESVEWLQDYLNRFAGAVLLITHDRYFLDRVTQRILEIDRGDLYAYSGNYSYYLEKKAAAEAVEKGSQRKYANLLRRELEWLKRGAKARSTKQKARKQRIEDLQNQEFKQALGQVDIATAGRRIGKKVIELEGIHKSYGDQLLIQDFTYTFAPDDRVGIIGPNGAGKSTLMNIIIGKLAPDAGRVEIGPTIHIGYFDQHSDDLSLNPDQRVIEYLKEVAELVKTADGETITASQMLERFLFPPNQQYAPLHKLSGGERRRLFLLRVLMQAPNVLILDEPTNDLDVQTLAVLEDYLEEFNGCVIVVSHDRYFLDRTVNRIFAFEGSGRIRQYPGNYSVYLEHKQRQESEIKSARPESVPLIPQPEKELDRIPQSRKLSFKEKREYEQLESQIPQMEAEKAEIEQILYRNPPSGYSEVQKLAQKLADLTAAIDSGTARWLELAERHLN comes from the coding sequence ATGGCCCTGTTCACCCTCAACTCCGTTCGCAAAGATTTTGGCATCAAGGAACTCCTGAGGAATGCCAGTTTCAGCCTAGAAGAAGGCGATAAAGTCGGCATCATCGGCACCAACGGTTCCGGAAAATCCACACTGCTCAAGATGATCGCTGGCCTAGAACCCATCGATGGGGGCGACCTCTGGGTCAGTTCTGGGGCGAGGATAATCTACCTACCCCAACAGCCAGAGATGGATCCCGAGCATACGGTGCTGGAGCAGGTGTTTGCGGCTGCCGGAGAAAAAATGCGCCTGATCCGAGCCTACGAGGAGCTTTCCCATCGCTTGGCCCATCAAGGTGGGGATCCCAGTCTGTTATCCCAGTTGGCCAGTATTAGCGAGCGTATCGAGGTGGAATCCGCTTGGGATCTGGAAACCCAGGCCAAAACCATTCTCAGCCGTTTGGGCATTGCAGACTTTCAGGCCCGCGTTGGCGATTTGTCGGGGGGATACCGTAAGCGGATTGCCATTGCGTCAGCCCTCTTGGCAGAGCCAGATGCTCTACTGATGGATGAGCCCACCAACCACTTGGATGCCGAATCGGTGGAATGGTTGCAAGATTATTTGAATCGTTTTGCTGGGGCAGTGCTGCTGATCACCCACGACCGCTATTTTTTGGATCGGGTTACCCAGCGCATTCTGGAAATTGATCGCGGCGATCTGTATGCCTACAGCGGCAACTACTCTTACTACCTGGAGAAAAAAGCGGCTGCTGAAGCGGTCGAAAAGGGATCCCAACGCAAGTATGCCAATCTCTTACGGCGGGAATTGGAATGGCTCAAACGAGGCGCCAAAGCCCGCAGCACCAAGCAAAAAGCCCGCAAACAGCGCATCGAAGACCTACAAAATCAAGAATTCAAGCAAGCTCTGGGACAAGTGGATATTGCGACCGCCGGGCGTCGCATCGGCAAAAAGGTGATCGAGCTAGAAGGGATCCACAAATCCTACGGCGACCAACTCCTCATTCAAGACTTTACCTATACCTTTGCCCCCGATGATCGGGTGGGCATTATTGGCCCCAATGGGGCGGGAAAATCGACTTTGATGAATATCATCATCGGCAAATTGGCTCCAGATGCGGGCCGAGTGGAGATTGGCCCCACCATCCACATTGGCTACTTCGACCAACACTCTGACGATCTCAGCCTCAACCCCGACCAACGGGTGATCGAGTACCTCAAAGAAGTGGCAGAGCTGGTGAAAACTGCCGATGGGGAGACGATCACCGCATCGCAAATGTTGGAGCGCTTTCTCTTTCCCCCCAATCAACAATATGCCCCACTCCACAAACTTTCCGGTGGTGAGCGCCGCCGCTTGTTTTTGTTGAGGGTGTTGATGCAAGCGCCGAATGTGTTGATTTTGGATGAGCCCACCAATGATCTGGATGTGCAAACCTTGGCAGTATTGGAAGACTATCTGGAAGAATTCAATGGTTGTGTGATCGTGGTGTCTCATGACCGCTATTTTTTGGATCGCACCGTGAATCGCATCTTCGCCTTTGAGGGATCCGGCCGAATCCGGCAATATCCTGGCAACTATTCTGTTTATCTGGAGCATAAGCAGCGCCAAGAGAGTGAGATCAAATCCGCCCGCCCTGAGTCTGTCCCTCTCATTCCCCAGCCTGAAAAAGAGCTTGATAGGATCCCACAAAGCAGAAAACTCTCCTTCAAAGAAAAACGGGAATATGAGCAGCTTGAAAGCCAAATTCCGCAGATGGAGGCAGAAAAAGCTGAAATTGAGCAGATCCTTTATCGCAACCCTCCCAGCGGCTACAGCGAAGTGCAAAAGTTAGCCCAGAAACTGGCAGACTTAACCGCCGCCATCGACTCCGGGACCGCCCGTTGGCTAGAATTGGCCGAGCGCCACCTCAACTAG